Proteins from a genomic interval of Zingiber officinale cultivar Zhangliang chromosome 1B, Zo_v1.1, whole genome shotgun sequence:
- the LOC121978123 gene encoding uncharacterized protein LOC121978123, whose translation MDASSAAFLRVPLPPSGCSAVRRASVRRASMCYCTGPNSSPPPEPRQAVGSRRQCLLLLALSSAALSSPARSEDIPLFGIKKRIKKIEEEAEEIVQEGEKAVEKGIVAAEKGIVAAEKEIQAAEGIVASASLSLAGDLLQAGAVAGAEAVGVLVSVSIVNGILAPER comes from the coding sequence ATGGACGCCTCTTCTGCGGCTTTCCTCCGCGTTCCCCTCCCTCCCAGCGGTTGCTCCGCCGTCCGTCGCGCATCCGTCCGCCGCGCCTCCATGTGCTACTGCACTGGCCCCAACTCGTCTCCACCGCCGGAGCCCCGGCAAGCCGTCGGAAGCAGAAGGCAGTGTCTCCTCCTCCTCGCCCTCTCCTCTGCCGCTCTCTCTTCCCCGGCCAGGTCAGAGGACATCCCGCTCTTCGGGATCAAGAAGAGGATAAAGAAAATCGAGGAGGAGGCGGAGGAAATCGTGCAGGAAGGGGAGAAAGCCGTGGAGAAGGGCATCGTGGCTGCGGAGAAGGGCATCGTGGCGGCGGAGAAGGAGATCCAGGCGGCGGAGGGGATCGTTGCATCGGCTAGCCTCAGCCTCGCCGGGGATCTTCTACAGGCCGGCGCAGTCGCTGGAGCTGAGGCCGTCGGGGTGCTTGTCTCCGTCTCCATCGTCAACGGCATTCTTGCACCGGAGAGATAG
- the LOC121978035 gene encoding monothiol glutaredoxin-S11-like, translating to MGSGGGGVVKDVGSKAELDEALLGATAVVVHFWAFWCEASKQMDQVFSHLATDFPHALFLRVEAEEHPEISETYAVSAVPYFIFCKDGKSVDTLEGANPTVLANKVAKLVGPASSVESASPASLGIAAGPTVLEVVRNMATQSVSSKTEEMNSGLSDELRKRIQQLVDSYPIFLFMKGSPEQPKCGFSRKVVNILKNEGVEFRSFDILLDNEVREGMKKFSNWPTFPQLFCKSDLLGGCDIVVAMHESGELKDVFKDHGIPIISKETEIAKNSESPIPEKSGDISESTGLSAEVASRLQTLVNSSPVILFMKGKPEEPKCGFSHKVVEILQQEKVAFDSFDILSDDEVRQGLKVFSNWSSYPQLYIGGELIGGSDIVLEMQKSGELKRVLAEKGVVPKVTLEDRLKNIITSSPVMLFMKGTPDAPRCGFSSKVVNALQKEGISFGSFDILSDEEVRQGLKTYSNWPTYPQLYYKGELIGGCDIVMELQSSEELKSTLSE from the exons atgGGTAGCGGCGGAGGCGGCGTGGTTAAGGACGTTGGCTCAAAGGCGGAGCTCGATGAAGCGCTCCTCGGGGCGACGGCGGTGGTCGTCCACTTCTGGGCGTTTTGGTGCGAGGCATCGAAGCAGATGGATCAAGTATTCAGCCATCTCGCCACAGACTTCCCTCATGCTCTCTTCCTTAGG GTTGAAGCTGAAGAGCACCCAGAAATTTCTGAGACTTATGCAGTTTCAGCTGTTCCTTATTTTATATTTTGCAAG GATGGTAAAAGTGTTGATACACTTGAGGGTGCAAACCCAACTGTTTTAGCTAACAAGGTTGCAAAACTTGTTGGACCTGCTAGCTCTGTAGAATCTGCTTCACCTGCAAGTCTAGGGATCGCTGCTGGCCCTACAGTTCTGGAAGTTGTGAGAAACATGGCAACACAAAGTGTCTCTTCCAAAACTGAAGAAATGAACTCTGGCCTCAGTGATGAGCTGAGAAAGCGTATACAGCAGCTTGTCGACTCATACCCTATTTTCTTATTCATGAAAGGAAGTCCAGAGCAACCTAAGTGTGGATTCAGTCGAAAGGTGGTTAATATATTGAAGAATGAGGGAGTTGAATTCAGAAGTTTTGACATTCTTTTGGACAATGAGGTACGTGAAGGAATGAAGAAGTTTTCCAATTGGCCTACTTTCCCTCAGCTCTTTTGCAAGAGTGATCTTCTTGGCGGGTGTGATATTGTAGTTGCTATGCATGAAAGTGGTGAATTGAAAGATGTGTTCAAGGACCATGGAATTCCTATCATTTCAAAAGAAACCGAAATTGCAAAAAATTCAGAAAGTCCTATACCAGAAAAAAGTGGTGACATTTCTGAATCCACAGGCCTTAGTGCCGAAGTTGCTTCTCGGCTTCAAACTCTTGTAAACTCAAGCCCTGTGATATTATTCATGAAAGGGAAACCAGAGGAACCAAAGTGTGGATTCAGTCACAAGGTTGTTGAAATTCTTCAGCAAGAGAAGGTTGCGTTTGATAGCTTTGATATTTTATCTGACGATGAAGTGAGGCAGGGTCTAAAAGTTTTCTCTAATTGGTCAAGCTATCCCCAACTATATATAGGAGGCGAACTGATTGGAGGATCTGATATTGTGTTGGAGATGCAAAAGAGTGGGGAGTTGAAGAGGGTTTTAGCTGAAAAAGGAGTGGTTCCAAAGGTTACGCTTGAGGATAGGCTGAAAAACATCATCACGTCCTCACCAGTGATGCTTTTCATGAAGGGAACTCCTGATGCACCGCGCTGTGGTTTCAGCTCAAAAGTTGTTAATGCCCTTCAGAAAGAAGGAATCAGTTTTGGGTCCTTTGATATCCTTTCTGATGAAGAAGTGAGACAGGGATTGAAGACCTATTCTAACTGGCCAACCTATCCTCAGCTTTACTACAAGGGCGAATTGATTGGAGGATGTGATATTGTGATGGAATTGCAGAGCAGCGAGGAGCTCAAGTCAACTCTTTCAGAGTGA